In Phoenix dactylifera cultivar Barhee BC4 unplaced genomic scaffold, palm_55x_up_171113_PBpolish2nd_filt_p 000763F, whole genome shotgun sequence, a single window of DNA contains:
- the LOC120107099 gene encoding uncharacterized protein LOC120107099: protein MHRGKRFRDVEFQQSQVGSSSAQSMRSQQPQQHESESQHEFQSQQHPGQEVMDDLHIQDEQGRVRLTRGSSRARDVWQLREDEKMVVECNELGQPIKRAGSLLSSFLGSVARRGQLCPLNYHK from the exons ATGCACCGAGGAAAACGATtcagagatgtggagttccagcagtCTCAGGTGGGATCTTCTTCTGCTCAGTCCATGCGATCCCAGCAgccccagcagcacgagtccgAGTCTCAGCATGAGTTCCAGTCTCAGCAACATCCAGGCCAGGAGGTTATGGATGACTTGCATATCCAAG ATGAACAAGGGAGAGTGAGGTTGACACGGGGTTCCTCTCGAGCACGGGATGTGTGGCAGCTtcgtgaggatgagaagatgGTCGTCGAATGCAACGAACtagggcagcccatcaagagggctggaagccttttatcaagtttcttaggatcagttgcacgtaggggtcagttgtgtccgctcaactatcatAAGTAG